TTTGTTAAGCGAATACTTGTTACTTTTTCTCCATTAGGCTTGTTCGCATCCCAAGTGTATTGGATACCTGAAATTTGAAGCATTCTTGTTATATCTTTTTGCCATTGTTGATTTAAAATATCACGAATGTCTTGACCTGTTAAATTTATTTTTATTAATTGATTTCCGAATGGTTGAATACCATATATCTCTCCCCATGTAATATCACCAGCATCTAAGTCATTACGAATACCACCAGGATTCATAAGTGCAATTTGAGATTGCATTGTTGCACGCTGGGCATCAGCAACTAAATTTCCGAGAGTAGATTCACCAGCCGTATTGAGTTTACGATCTAGTGGAGCAATAGACTTACCTACAACTTCATTAACAAGAGGTGCGATTTTTGCTTGATATTTCTCCATCTTCTTCTTTATTTTTTTATCAGGCTCCATGCCTTCATGGTAAGTTGTAACAATTTCTGCTTTTTTCTCAACAATATCTTGTGTCTTACGATCAATCTTTACATCAACATCAGCAAAAGCCATACCATAAGAATTTGCTTGTACGACAAGTTTATTATTAACAGTTCCATTTACATAAGTGTGGCTATGCCCACCCAAAATAACATCGACTTCTGGATCAGTCTCATTTGCTAATCGGACGATATCACCATTTGTTACACCGTTCCCATCTGTTATACCTCCGTTATGCGCAAGAACAACGATAGATTTAACGCCTAGTTTTTTTAATTGCTTTACGGATTTGTTAATAGCTTCAACTTCATCTGTAATTTCTACATTCTTTAGCATAGTAGGCATAACAAGGTTAGGAACATCCGTTGTTACGACTCCGATGAATCCAACAGGAACTCCTTGTACCTTTTTTATAGTGAATGGTGGTAAATATAAACGACCAGTGGATTTATTATAGAAATTTGCGGCAACATATGGGAATTTTGCTCCTTTAAAATTCCCTGTTTTCTCATGGTATCCACCATAAATAAGGCGGTTCATTTCCGCAACACCTTCATCAAATTCATGATTTCCTATCGTTCCAACATCGAATTTCAAATCATTTAGAAATTCAATCGTAGGTTCGTCTTGTAATAATGCTGAAACAGGAGTACTTGCTCCAACAACATCGCCAGCATGTACCTTTAATGTATTCGGATTTTGTTTTTCACGATTACGTAAATAAGCCCCTAAGTACTCAATTCCCCCTGCATCTTTATTGTTAATTTTTTTTACCGTGTCTAGTTGCCCATGAAAATCGTTAATACCGAGCATTTGCACATCTATGTAGCGGTTTGGTTCTGTACTCGCTTGTACTGAAGGCAAAGCAAATACACTAGTAAAAGTAACTGTACTTATTGCTAAAGCAACTGGAATGATTTTTTTCAACATAAAATTTCTCTCCCCTAATAATTAAAATCTGACATAATACGATGTTATTTTAATATATTAAGAGAATTATTTCTATAAAAATTCAACTAATTATAAAAATTAATAAAATTTATTATTTTCTGACAAAACATTTCTTTTTTTGAGGATTATTCAAAATATTATCTTGATAGTAATATAACAATACTTCTAAGAAATCTAAAAAACTCTAATCAATACATTTTAGCTGTTAAGAAGAATATTCAATCCAAAACTACTGGAGATTTATCAATCTAACATCTCAATATCACCATTTAAAAAGATGCTCCTGGATTTATCCAAGAGCATCTTTTATAAAGCTTTATTTTAACTTGTTTATAAGTTATCAATTAACAATTATATAGTTATAATCAGTCCTTTAAAAATAATAGGAGTGCTTCATTAAATTCTTTGGCATGCGTTGCATTTAGCCCATGTGGACCACCCTTTATTAACGTTACTTTAGAATTAGGAATTGCTTCATGTGTTAATTTCCCACTATATTCAAATGGTACAGTCGCATCTGAATCACCATGAATAATAAGGGTAGGTATATTAACCTTAGCTAAATCGCCTCTGAAGTCTGTTTTGCTGAAAGCAGCGATACAATCTAGTGTTCCTTTAGGTGATGCACCTGCAGCGATATCCCTATTGTAAAGTCGAAATGGTTCACTAACTAAGTCAGTTCGATCTCCAGCAGCAAAAAATCCTTTCGTAAACTCATCAAGGAATGCTAGGCGATCACTTTTTACTCCATTTTCAAATCCTTGAATTGCTACATCATCTAATACACCCTCAGGATGATCTGCTGACTTGTAAAGGAATGGTGGTACAGCTCCTGCAAATACAGCCTTCTCTACTCTATTGGTTCCATATTTCCCAATATACCTAGCTACCTCTCCTCCACCCATAGAAAAACCAACAAGTGTGACATTTTGAAGCTCTAAATGTTCTAATAGTTGATGTAAATCAGAAGTAAAGGTATCATATTCATACCCATCCCACGGCTGAGATGATTTTCCAAATCCTCGACGATCATACGTTATAACTCTGTATCCAGCCTCAACAAGAGCTGGAACTTGGTATTCCCAAGATCGACCACTTAACGGCCAACCATGAATTAGTACAACTGGTTTTCCTGTGCCATGATCCTCATAATATATCTCAATTGGTGCTTGATTTTCGGTTCCTACAGTAATTTTAGCCATGCTTCTACCTCCAAAAAATATTCTAATATGTATCCTTTTCTTCAATAACTCGGCTGAATCTCATAACCTATTCATGCACCTTTATGTTGTGAACTCTAAGTATGAAACTCTATTGTTCCAATGCATTCATTTTCTCCTTTTGGAACAATCCCCCCCTCTAATACCTTTTTCATCATAAAATAATTACTGAACATTACTCATATTCAA
This genomic interval from Bacillus thuringiensis contains the following:
- a CDS encoding bifunctional metallophosphatase/5'-nucleotidase; protein product: MLKKIIPVALAISTVTFTSVFALPSVQASTEPNRYIDVQMLGINDFHGQLDTVKKINNKDAGGIEYLGAYLRNREKQNPNTLKVHAGDVVGASTPVSALLQDEPTIEFLNDLKFDVGTIGNHEFDEGVAEMNRLIYGGYHEKTGNFKGAKFPYVAANFYNKSTGRLYLPPFTIKKVQGVPVGFIGVVTTDVPNLVMPTMLKNVEITDEVEAINKSVKQLKKLGVKSIVVLAHNGGITDGNGVTNGDIVRLANETDPEVDVILGGHSHTYVNGTVNNKLVVQANSYGMAFADVDVKIDRKTQDIVEKKAEIVTTYHEGMEPDKKIKKKMEKYQAKIAPLVNEVVGKSIAPLDRKLNTAGESTLGNLVADAQRATMQSQIALMNPGGIRNDLDAGDITWGEIYGIQPFGNQLIKINLTGQDIRDILNQQWQKDITRMLQISGIQYTWDANKPNGEKVTSIRLTNGEEIIPSKTYSVVANAFLASGGDGFVSFKNGKDAETGPTDFEALVDYIKKSKEPIQSIIDGRIQQIN
- a CDS encoding alpha/beta fold hydrolase — protein: MAKITVGTENQAPIEIYYEDHGTGKPVVLIHGWPLSGRSWEYQVPALVEAGYRVITYDRRGFGKSSQPWDGYEYDTFTSDLHQLLEHLELQNVTLVGFSMGGGEVARYIGKYGTNRVEKAVFAGAVPPFLYKSADHPEGVLDDVAIQGFENGVKSDRLAFLDEFTKGFFAAGDRTDLVSEPFRLYNRDIAAGASPKGTLDCIAAFSKTDFRGDLAKVNIPTLIIHGDSDATVPFEYSGKLTHEAIPNSKVTLIKGGPHGLNATHAKEFNEALLLFLKD